The following proteins come from a genomic window of Miscanthus floridulus cultivar M001 chromosome 2, ASM1932011v1, whole genome shotgun sequence:
- the LOC136537751 gene encoding vacuolar protein-sorting-associated protein 11 homolog isoform X2 gives MVSRPTPRPSSSSSSSRNVLVTVGDDDQSSSQSSAICLKVFDLDKVQEEGSSTTTPFCVQILRVFTDQFPQAKITSFMVLEEAPPILLIAIGLDNGFIYCIKGDIARERITRFKLQVEAASDGSTSFPITGLGFRVEGQAHQLFSVTPGSVTLFSLHIQPPRRQTLDQIGCQTNAVAMSDRMDLIIGRPEAVYFYEVDGRGPCWAFDGEKKFVGWFRGYLLCIIEDQRTQKSTLNVYDLKNRLIAHSMPVGDVSHLVCEWGYIILIMADKKILCFGEKDMESKLDMLFKKNLYTVAINLVQSQQADPASTAEVLRKYGDHLYGKQEYDDAMSQYIHTIGHLEPSYVIQKFLDAKRIYNLTNYLEKLHDRGLASKDHTTLLLNCYTKLKDVEKLNHFIKDEDGVGEIKFDVETAIRVCRTAGYHEHAMFVAKKAGRHELYLKILLEDLGRYDEALQYISGLEANQAGLTVKEYGKILVEHRPAETVEILLRLCTDVGDPTTRRGSNSMHLLMIPSPMDFVNIFVHSPQYLMEFLENYIKAVTDSPAQTEIHNTLLELYISNDLSFPSLSQENESENQYIKETKGKETANGYRSGIKEKGSLGKEDPKIAKNIVDRRRKGLALLKSAWTSEMEDPLYDVDLALILCNTNAFKDGLLFLYEKLKLYKEVISCYKQAHDHQGLIACCKKLGDSSQGGDPSLWGDLLKYFGELGEDCSKEVKEVLTYIEKEDVVPPIVVLQTLSKNPCLTLSVVKDYIARKLEQESKLIEDDRKSIDKYQGGTELMKREIEDLKTNAKVFRLSKCSACTFTLGLPAVHFMCMHSFHLRCLGDNEKECPECAPEYRSVMEAKQKLEQNARDHDLFFRQLRGSKDGFSVIADYFSKGIVSKTTVPPENGR, from the exons ATGGTTTCCAGGCCTACGCCTCGTCCGTCCTCTTCCTCCAGCAGCTCAAG AAATGTTCTTGTCACGGTTGGAGACGATGACCAGTCATCTTCTCAGTCATCAGCAATCTGTCTAAAGGTTTTCGACCTCGATAAAGTGCAAGAAGAAGGATCAAGTACAACAACTCCTTTCTGTGTTCAAATTTTGCGGGTCTTCACTGATCAATTTCCTCAAGCAAAG ATTACATCATTTATGGTTCTAGAAGAAGCACCACCCATACTGTTGATTGCCATTGGACTGGACAATGGTTTCATTTATTGCATCAAAGGTGACATTGCACGTGAGCGTATTACACGTTTCAAGTTGCAAGTTGAGGCTGCTTCAGATGGCAGCACTAGCTTTCCTATTACTGGTCTTGGTTTCCGAGTTGAGGGGCAAGCACACCAGCTCTTTTCTGTAACTCCTGGCTCTGTAACCTTGTTCAGCTTGCATATTCAACCACCAAGGAGACAAACACTCGATCAGATTGGTTGTCAGACCAATGCTGTAGCAATGAGTGACCGTATG GACTTAATTATTGGTAGACCCGAAGCTGTGTATTTCTATGAAGTCGATGGTAGAGGCCCTTGCTGGGCATTTGATGGTGAGAAAAAGTTTGTAGGTTGGTTTCGAGGCTATTTACTCTGCATTATTGAAGATCAGAGGACACAGAAGAGCACTCTTAATGTTTATGATCTTAAGAATCGGTTGATTGCACATAGCATGCCTGTGGGGGATGTTTCACACTTGGTATGTGAGTGGGGTTATATTATTCTCATAATGGCGGACAAAAAGATTCTGTGTTTTGGAGAGAAAGACATGGAAAGTAAGCTTGATATGTTGTTCAAGAAAAATCTTTATACAGTTGCAATTAATCTTGTACAAAGTCAGCAGGCTGATCCTGCTTCCACTGCTGAGGTGCTGCGGAAGTATGGTGACCATCTGTATGGAAAACAGGAATATGATGATGCCATGTCCCAGTATATCCACACTATTGGTCATCTCGAACCATCGTATGTTATACAGAAGTTCCTTGATGCAAAGCGCATCTACAACCTTACAAATTATTTAGAGAAGTTACATGATCGAGGGTTAGCATCCAAAGACCACACCACCCTTCTGTTGAACTGCTATACCAAATTGAAAGATGTGGAGAAACTTAACCATTTCATCAAAGATGAAGATGGGGTAGGTGAAATCAAGTTCGATGTGGAAACTGCCATAAGAGTATGCCGCACAGCTGGATATCATGAACATGCTATGTTTGTGGCAAAAAAGGCTGGGAGGCATGAGTTGTACTTGAAGATTTTACTTGAGGATCTTGGTAGATATGACGAGGCACTGCAATATATATCTGGCCTCGAGGCAAATCAAGCAGGTCTTACTGTAAAAGAATACGGGAAAATTCTTGTGGAACATAGACCTGCTGAAACAGTTGAAATACTGTTAAGGCTCTGTACAGATGTTGGAGATCCTACCACAAGAAGAGGTTCAAACAGTATGCACTTGCTTATGATACCATCCCCAATGGACTTTGTGAATATATTTGTGCACAGCCCACAATATCTGATGGAATTTCTGGAAAATTATATCAAAGCAGTGACGGACTCACCTGCGCAAACAGAAATTCATAACACCCTTCTGGAGCTCTATATTTCAAATGATTTGAGCTTCCCATCTCTTTCTCAAGAAAATGAATCTGAGAATCAGTATATCAAAGAAACAAAAGGTAAAGAAACTGCTAATGGCTATAGGTCAGGAATAAAGGAAAAAGGTAGTCTTGGAAAAGAAGATCCTAAAATCGCAAAGAATATTGTTGATAGGAGAAGGAAAGGGCTTGCGTTACTCAAGTCTGCTTGGACATCTGAGATGGAAGATCCTTTGTATGATGTTGATCTTGCTCTCATTCTTTGTAATACTAATGCATTCAAAGATGGGTTGCTCTTTCTATATGAGAAACTAAAACTTTACAAAGAGGTTATTAGTTGTTACAAGCAAGCACATGATCATCAAGGTTTAATTGCATGTTGCAAGAAGTTGGGGGACTCATCTCAAGGAGGGGATCCTTCTCTGTGGGGTGACCTATTGAAGTATTTTGGGGAGCTCGGGGAAGATTGCTCTAAAGAAGTTAAAGAGGTCTTGACCTACATTGAGAAGGAGGATGTTGTGCCTCCCATCGTTGTGCTACAGACACTATCAAAAAACCCATGCTTGACACTCTCAGTTGTCAAAGACTACATTGCTCGCAAACTTGAGCAAGAATCAAAGCTAATtgaagatgatagaaaatccattgATAAGTATCAG GGGGGGACAGAGCTGATGAAAAGGGAGATAGAAGATCTCAAGACAAACGCGAAGGTTTTCCGACTGAGCAAGTGTAGTGCGTGCACTTTCACCCTTGGTCTGCCTGCTGTCCATTTCATGTGCATGCACTCGTTCCACCTGCGCTGCCTTGGTGACAATGAAAAAGAGTGCCCAGAATGTGCACCTGAATATAGATCTGTTATGGAGGCAAAGCAGAAGCTAGAACAAAATGCTAGGGACCATGACCTATTTTTCAGGCAATTGAGGGGTTCGAAGGACGGCTTTTCTGTCATTGCAGACTATTTTAGCAAGGGCATAGTGAGCAAGACAACCGTACCTCCTGAGAACGGACGATAG
- the LOC136537751 gene encoding vacuolar protein-sorting-associated protein 11 homolog isoform X1, which produces MYQWRKFEFFEEKSASRGGGGGGSAAAVPAKIAGRITCCSGGRGRVAVGFDNGTVGLLDRGFRLSYGFQAYASSVLFLQQLKQRNVLVTVGDDDQSSSQSSAICLKVFDLDKVQEEGSSTTTPFCVQILRVFTDQFPQAKITSFMVLEEAPPILLIAIGLDNGFIYCIKGDIARERITRFKLQVEAASDGSTSFPITGLGFRVEGQAHQLFSVTPGSVTLFSLHIQPPRRQTLDQIGCQTNAVAMSDRMDLIIGRPEAVYFYEVDGRGPCWAFDGEKKFVGWFRGYLLCIIEDQRTQKSTLNVYDLKNRLIAHSMPVGDVSHLVCEWGYIILIMADKKILCFGEKDMESKLDMLFKKNLYTVAINLVQSQQADPASTAEVLRKYGDHLYGKQEYDDAMSQYIHTIGHLEPSYVIQKFLDAKRIYNLTNYLEKLHDRGLASKDHTTLLLNCYTKLKDVEKLNHFIKDEDGVGEIKFDVETAIRVCRTAGYHEHAMFVAKKAGRHELYLKILLEDLGRYDEALQYISGLEANQAGLTVKEYGKILVEHRPAETVEILLRLCTDVGDPTTRRGSNSMHLLMIPSPMDFVNIFVHSPQYLMEFLENYIKAVTDSPAQTEIHNTLLELYISNDLSFPSLSQENESENQYIKETKGKETANGYRSGIKEKGSLGKEDPKIAKNIVDRRRKGLALLKSAWTSEMEDPLYDVDLALILCNTNAFKDGLLFLYEKLKLYKEVISCYKQAHDHQGLIACCKKLGDSSQGGDPSLWGDLLKYFGELGEDCSKEVKEVLTYIEKEDVVPPIVVLQTLSKNPCLTLSVVKDYIARKLEQESKLIEDDRKSIDKYQGGTELMKREIEDLKTNAKVFRLSKCSACTFTLGLPAVHFMCMHSFHLRCLGDNEKECPECAPEYRSVMEAKQKLEQNARDHDLFFRQLRGSKDGFSVIADYFSKGIVSKTTVPPENGR; this is translated from the exons ATGTACCAGTGGCGCAAGTTCGAGTTTTTTGAGGAGAAGTCGGCCagccgcggcggcggtggcggggggTCAGCCGCCGCCGTGCCGGCCAAGATCGCGGGCCGCATCACCTGCTGCTCGGGCGGTCGGGGGCGTGTTGCGGTGGGGTTCGACAACGGCACCGTGGGCCTTCTCGACCGCGGGTTCCGCCTCTCCTATGGTTTCCAGGCCTACGCCTCGTCCGTCCTCTTCCTCCAGCAGCTCAAG CAAAGAAATGTTCTTGTCACGGTTGGAGACGATGACCAGTCATCTTCTCAGTCATCAGCAATCTGTCTAAAGGTTTTCGACCTCGATAAAGTGCAAGAAGAAGGATCAAGTACAACAACTCCTTTCTGTGTTCAAATTTTGCGGGTCTTCACTGATCAATTTCCTCAAGCAAAG ATTACATCATTTATGGTTCTAGAAGAAGCACCACCCATACTGTTGATTGCCATTGGACTGGACAATGGTTTCATTTATTGCATCAAAGGTGACATTGCACGTGAGCGTATTACACGTTTCAAGTTGCAAGTTGAGGCTGCTTCAGATGGCAGCACTAGCTTTCCTATTACTGGTCTTGGTTTCCGAGTTGAGGGGCAAGCACACCAGCTCTTTTCTGTAACTCCTGGCTCTGTAACCTTGTTCAGCTTGCATATTCAACCACCAAGGAGACAAACACTCGATCAGATTGGTTGTCAGACCAATGCTGTAGCAATGAGTGACCGTATG GACTTAATTATTGGTAGACCCGAAGCTGTGTATTTCTATGAAGTCGATGGTAGAGGCCCTTGCTGGGCATTTGATGGTGAGAAAAAGTTTGTAGGTTGGTTTCGAGGCTATTTACTCTGCATTATTGAAGATCAGAGGACACAGAAGAGCACTCTTAATGTTTATGATCTTAAGAATCGGTTGATTGCACATAGCATGCCTGTGGGGGATGTTTCACACTTGGTATGTGAGTGGGGTTATATTATTCTCATAATGGCGGACAAAAAGATTCTGTGTTTTGGAGAGAAAGACATGGAAAGTAAGCTTGATATGTTGTTCAAGAAAAATCTTTATACAGTTGCAATTAATCTTGTACAAAGTCAGCAGGCTGATCCTGCTTCCACTGCTGAGGTGCTGCGGAAGTATGGTGACCATCTGTATGGAAAACAGGAATATGATGATGCCATGTCCCAGTATATCCACACTATTGGTCATCTCGAACCATCGTATGTTATACAGAAGTTCCTTGATGCAAAGCGCATCTACAACCTTACAAATTATTTAGAGAAGTTACATGATCGAGGGTTAGCATCCAAAGACCACACCACCCTTCTGTTGAACTGCTATACCAAATTGAAAGATGTGGAGAAACTTAACCATTTCATCAAAGATGAAGATGGGGTAGGTGAAATCAAGTTCGATGTGGAAACTGCCATAAGAGTATGCCGCACAGCTGGATATCATGAACATGCTATGTTTGTGGCAAAAAAGGCTGGGAGGCATGAGTTGTACTTGAAGATTTTACTTGAGGATCTTGGTAGATATGACGAGGCACTGCAATATATATCTGGCCTCGAGGCAAATCAAGCAGGTCTTACTGTAAAAGAATACGGGAAAATTCTTGTGGAACATAGACCTGCTGAAACAGTTGAAATACTGTTAAGGCTCTGTACAGATGTTGGAGATCCTACCACAAGAAGAGGTTCAAACAGTATGCACTTGCTTATGATACCATCCCCAATGGACTTTGTGAATATATTTGTGCACAGCCCACAATATCTGATGGAATTTCTGGAAAATTATATCAAAGCAGTGACGGACTCACCTGCGCAAACAGAAATTCATAACACCCTTCTGGAGCTCTATATTTCAAATGATTTGAGCTTCCCATCTCTTTCTCAAGAAAATGAATCTGAGAATCAGTATATCAAAGAAACAAAAGGTAAAGAAACTGCTAATGGCTATAGGTCAGGAATAAAGGAAAAAGGTAGTCTTGGAAAAGAAGATCCTAAAATCGCAAAGAATATTGTTGATAGGAGAAGGAAAGGGCTTGCGTTACTCAAGTCTGCTTGGACATCTGAGATGGAAGATCCTTTGTATGATGTTGATCTTGCTCTCATTCTTTGTAATACTAATGCATTCAAAGATGGGTTGCTCTTTCTATATGAGAAACTAAAACTTTACAAAGAGGTTATTAGTTGTTACAAGCAAGCACATGATCATCAAGGTTTAATTGCATGTTGCAAGAAGTTGGGGGACTCATCTCAAGGAGGGGATCCTTCTCTGTGGGGTGACCTATTGAAGTATTTTGGGGAGCTCGGGGAAGATTGCTCTAAAGAAGTTAAAGAGGTCTTGACCTACATTGAGAAGGAGGATGTTGTGCCTCCCATCGTTGTGCTACAGACACTATCAAAAAACCCATGCTTGACACTCTCAGTTGTCAAAGACTACATTGCTCGCAAACTTGAGCAAGAATCAAAGCTAATtgaagatgatagaaaatccattgATAAGTATCAG GGGGGGACAGAGCTGATGAAAAGGGAGATAGAAGATCTCAAGACAAACGCGAAGGTTTTCCGACTGAGCAAGTGTAGTGCGTGCACTTTCACCCTTGGTCTGCCTGCTGTCCATTTCATGTGCATGCACTCGTTCCACCTGCGCTGCCTTGGTGACAATGAAAAAGAGTGCCCAGAATGTGCACCTGAATATAGATCTGTTATGGAGGCAAAGCAGAAGCTAGAACAAAATGCTAGGGACCATGACCTATTTTTCAGGCAATTGAGGGGTTCGAAGGACGGCTTTTCTGTCATTGCAGACTATTTTAGCAAGGGCATAGTGAGCAAGACAACCGTACCTCCTGAGAACGGACGATAG
- the LOC136537750 gene encoding uncharacterized protein, with the protein MDSALLEVLVEHHNHGNHAQNGWKPHVYSAAIRNVQEKCNVDITKENITSRCKTFDKHYEVISKILAQSGFGWDWENRRLSIDSDDVWSKYVEANKSAACYKTKVVKNWDAISTIYSKDHATSQAARTGVESAQEMANGTDPNSNEGSLESPTVPSQLGKRPRTGETLVSLFGDIKASFDSAMKSTEPVELPKATSPREIFKALDKISDLGCDDYLRAYGMMNRDD; encoded by the exons ATGGATAGTGCACTCCTAGAAGTTCTTGTTGAGCATCACAACCATGGCAATCATGCCCAAAATGGATGGAAGCCACATGTGTACAGTGCGGCAATCAGAAATGTTCAAGAGAAGTGCAATGTGGATATCACAAAGGAGAACATCACTTCAAGATGCAAAACCTTTGATAAACACTATGAAGTTATTAGCAAGATACTTGCTCAAAGTGGGTTTGGCTGGGATTGGGAAAATCGCAGGCTCTCAATTGATAGTGACGATGTTTGGAGTAAATATGTGGAG GCTAATAAATCTGCTGCTTGTTACAAGACCAAAGTTGTCAAGAACTGGGATGCGATCAGCACCATCTACTCCAAAGATCATGCCACTAGTCAAGCTGCTAGGACAGGTGTTGAAAGTGCTCAAGAGATGGCAAATGGCACTGACCCGAACTCCAATGAGGGCTCTCTAGAATCTCCGACAGTGCCATCTCAATTGGGAAAGAGACCTAGAACAGGTGAAACCCTTGTGTCTTTGTTTGGAGACATTAAAGCATCATTTGATTCTGCTATGAAGTCAACTGAACCTGTGGAACTACCaaaggctacttctccacgtgaGATCTTTAAGGCACTTGACAAAATATCAGATTTGGGATGTGATGATTATCTGCGAGCATATGGTATGATGAATCGTGATGATTGA